ttaaacaaaaaaaaaaaaggaaggacaCGCGTGCAGCCATGTCCCAGGCGTACGCGTACGACACGGGCACGGCAGGCAAATGGCCGTGTCCGAGCTTTATTTATTATCAGTAGCAGTGTGTGTTTTTCTTTGTCTAACTTGAGTGAGTCTATTGAGTAGTATTGACccatttaatttactttttctcAAGTTTATCTTGTATACTTCCTTCCTATGTACATGGGCTACGCCTCTTCTTCACACAATTTATATAAGATTCTTGCAGTATGCCCCtaaaacttttatctttttccttttttggggtACCATGTACTCTATTTGGGACACTTTTTTACCTCCCCTATGGCTATGATTTGCTATATAAGGAATTTGATCATGTGGAAAGTGCCAATATCAGCTAATGAGAAATAGAATGTTGGTATCTGGGctcttttctttatattaaatTTCTATTATCCAATTGATTTCAGAGATCATCAAAACTTTAATTGGTTTATGCAGGAATTTGTTTTCTGGAGCCCATTTTAATTTGGACCGGAGGTATCTGAGTTTGAACATATTGATGATATTTAGACACACAACAGAATGGTGTATTTGTTTTTGTCAGAGCCCTTATGGGATGGGGATGGGGATGACTCTTCCTGTATTAGAATCTCTCTCTTGAATAAATTGGAATCAGTCATTTGCTCATTCTTGATGACGTCTGAAGGTCGGTCAGAGGCTCGACTATGGCTTTGTAACGCTATAGCAGGCATGAGTTCTGTCACTTCCTACCATCAGCGCGAGTTATTTGTTAATCTGTTGAGATCTAATAAGTCACCAAAGCGGGCCTTGTTAGCATCTCAACTCCTGCAATTGATATTTGAGAAAAGGCCACAGATAATGGGCTCCATCATTGCCAACAAAAGTTACATGCTAAAGAAGTTTTTTGAAGGTTAGTCCACGTTACTAATTGTGCCATCCCTTTATTTTTGGATTGTTTTCCCATctcattttcaaagaaaaatgaaatcaacGAGAATTGCATTTTATTCTCCGTGTTTTGTAGCCTCAGTTTCTTCTTGTGGAATATTATCATCTATATCCCCTTTCTTGTAGCTTTATGTCTTACTGTTCAGTTATGTATTCATTTAGAAATTTCTTGTGAACTTTCCTATCTTTGTACAATTATTTTTGCCTGGTCATTAGGAGAGTATGAGTGACTACTTTGAGGCTGGCACATATATTGTAATGTTCCTTTATTATTTACATGCATTAAAATGTGAGGCAGAAGCCAAGAGCCTTGTGGTTTAGTAGGATTGCCTGGTCTCTCCATGGGGAAAACCTGGGTTTGGATCCTCCTTCCCCCCACTCTTaaggaatttattaaaaaaataaataaataaataaaaaattgatgtataCACTTTTATAATTCATAtaatttgagttttctttttcaaagttCTGATTGTGCTATAATTGCTGAACAAGGCAGGAAATTCTAGACGTATATTGCTATGGTTTTCTAATTTTGCTGCCGGTGGTGGAGTGGAGCACAGAAAAGGTGCTAAGGCACTATCCCAATTTGCTTTTGTAAATCGTGATATCTGTTGGGAGGAGCTTGAATGGAAGGGAAAACATGGACAGTCGCCTGCTATGGTTGCTACAAAGCCCCATTACTTTCTAGATTTGGATGTCCAACTAACTGTCGAGAATTTCCTGGAAAATGTTCCTGAATTTTGGTCATCCAATGAATTCGCTGAGTCAGTCAAAGATGGTGAAATTTTGTTCATTGATAGAGAATTCTTTTTACAGTATTTTGTTGATTTGATGTACAAAGAGGATTCAACAGATGTATGGGAAGTCATAAACAAGTTCCTAATTGAGGaatctttctcttctttgtgtCACCGCCTTCTTATTGTTCTTGAAGAGAGGGACTTGAATAATTTCCTGGTATTGCTTGGTAAACTTCTGAACCCCAAACTGGAACCTAAGAATTTTAGTAATTCATCTTACTTGTTTGAGGTTATAGTTTCTAAGTGCAGTGACTGTGGATCAATTGATCAGATGCTATTGTTAAATGCGGTTATTAATCAAGGACGCCAACTTCTTCGGCTTCTACGTGATGAAGAAGGCCAGGAGGAACATGCAAAAATCAAAGACATTGTGTCACAGATATGTGCAATACCAAGCAATGCCAATAGTTTGGTGCCCATTTTTATGAAGTGCTTCAAAACAAAGACCGTTAAAGCAATAAAATGGCTAGGGCTTCAGTCTTGGGTTTTGTACTATAGATTGTCAGAGGATTGCCAGACTCCCGAGTCTTGGGAATCATTATTTAAGGATAATGATATAGGTTTTCGCACATCGAATAAGTATGAATTGCTACATCATGATGATTTATCTGAAAAAAGTGGTTCTGATTTGGATCATAAAGCATCAGTTAGAGTTAAGCAcaggaagaaaggaaaaagaaagagaagaaaaaaaaacttttctcaTGATGACACTTATGACATTGAGCTACCAGATTTTGATACTACAAACAGGGTGCTGGGTTTGCAAGCCAATGCTGGAAGTTGGTTGCTCTGTATTGATGGGTATTCTGTGTCTTGGAGCAGTGTAAGTTCATCACGTCATCTCTTACATCAATTATTAAGCTTTACACTTGGTTTTACTGTTGACCTTTTGCAATATTAAGTTTCTCCAATGTGTGAAAATGTCTATATTTACAATTATGTAAAACAACATACAGATTCTGTTTGCCAACCTTGTTTGTTGACGTCTCTTTGCATTATTGTGAATGTGATTATTATCATATGGAACTTTAGTTATCAAGACAGACTATAATGTTTAAAACTGTGTCAACGAAACACAAAGAACTGCATGAAAATTAACTTTGATGATCTGGGCcctttatatacatatataattgtgtgtgtgtgcacattatatatttgatatgtCAAATACTTGCCGCATTAGTAGTTTATAGTTTTCCAAGTAAATTACAGATCAATCCATTCTGTCTGAGAAGATAAATGTGGTTTCTGCTCatcttttatctcatttttcattttgctAAAAGTTAGTTTCAGCCatagattttcttcttttctgttcTGGTGTTTTGTTTAGATAGGGGGCGTTCGCAAATTTTCAATTGAAGCTAAGTTTTTTTAACTAGTGGTGGAGGAAGGGGGAACCTTTTTTGAGTTATTCGAGATTGGTTTGTATGGGAAAAAAAGCACGTCAATGGTTGCTGTCAAACTTGGAGCAAACGGTGTTAGATTGTAATCCTAAACAATTCCTTACGTTCAAAGAGGGCGATACTATGTATATGTTTTAGAAGTGTTCTAATGCTTTGCAAAATATATTGTCATGACTAAACTTAAGGCTGGGGGTTGTAGGAGATTGGTGATCATACCAGAAGGCAAGGTGATGCATGGGTGGAGGGGGTTCGGATTTGAGTTGCAGAGTTTAATTACTCCCAAAAGGCCAGTGAAAATCTCAGATTGTATGCACAAGCAGCCGCACTCTAATGTGCGTCTCTCAATCTTTTGCAGTAGTGATTAGAGGAGAGAAGCAAAAGAATGTTGTGGTTTCGGATTCTAGGCCTCTTGCAATTGACAAGGGAAAAAGCATTGTCAAAGACCCTTCGTTAGTTGTACAAAACACAGTGAGAGCAGTACATGGTGAGAAGGAGATGAACCAGAAAAATTTGCCAGAGGGGTTACCGATGAGCAGCAATTGCAAAAATCATGGGAATCTATAGTATTAAGGAGGGGTTTAACGATTGTGTGCAGTGAAGGAAATAAGAGGCAGGTTCGGTGGGGTTTCACAAAGGAATAGACAATTTTGTCTATTCAGCCAAGTTACTCACAACACATACCCAGATGGACCAAGgtgttttaaaaacaaaagaacagaCAGAAGGTTCAGTTAAGCCCAGTCACGATAATAACATAGGCCTACCTCAAGCCCAACTAAAGGCTGGTGAGTTTATTTTGGCCTGTGATAATTGTGAAGTCCAGATGGGTTTGGGACATCTAGTTATACCATCTGATGCCCATAGTAGTTGGGAATGAGGAGAATCTTCAAAGGCAGCAGCGTCATGGTCACGCACTAGACTTTTATCTCATCGAGTCAATCGAAGCAATCAAGTAGAGTGATTGTCTCGGTGGGGTGTTTGGTGCTTGGGTTGAGATCGGATTTGATGGGAATTACCCTGGAGTTTACTTGCTCGTTGATGTCACTGGATCGGGCAATGCTATGGACTGATTCAATCTTCTATACTGTTAGAGAATTGGTGCATCGGGTGAGAGTGACGGAATCAGCGGTGGTAGTTGATAGCGTGGAGTCACAGGCTTCGTTGGGGGAGTTGGTGAAGTTAGATAGGAAGGAAGGGGTTACAGGGATCACACTTGAGGAGAAGAGGGAGAGGGATAGAGTGATTTCAGAGGTGAAGCAGTTGGCTTTTTTGGAGGAAATATTGTTGAGACAGAAGTCTAGAGTCTTATGGCTTAAGGAGGGAGATAATAACTCAATTTTTATCATTGGATGGCTAATTCACAtagaagaaataattatttgggTAATTTAAAGGTGGATGATGGCTAAGGTGGTTGCTCAAGTGGTGTACTTTTATCAAAAGTTATAAGGAAACAAACATGGCGACTAGTGGTGgatgatttgaattttgatactATTGGGGAATTGGAGAGTGGTTTGCTTGAACGGAGATTTGAGAAGGAAGAAATTATACAGGTTGTGCGTGATATGGAGGGGGACAAAGCCCTGGGACCTGATGGATTTATGATGACTTTTTTCCATCATTGTTGAAGGGTTGTGGACAGTGATATTTTAGCATTCTTTGATGAATTTTATGAGTATGGTAAATTTGAGAAGTCCTTGAATGCTTCATCTATTGCTCTTATTCCTAAGAAACATAAAGCGtctaaaattagaaattttagaCTGATAACTCAGCTGAGTAGTGTATATAAGATGTTGTCTGAGGTCTTGGCATACTGGTTGAGAGGAGTGCTGGATGGCCTTATTTCTGAATCTCAAAATGCATTTGTGGGgggttttcaaattttggattcaATCTTGGTTGCAAATGAGTGTGTTAATAGTCGTATTTGTAGTAAGATACCTGGGGTAATCTGTAAATTGGACATGGAAAAAGTCTATAATCATGTAAACTAGGAAGCCTTGCTTTACTTGTTAGAAAGGATGGGTTTTGGAGTTAGATGGCGACAATGGATCCATACTTGTATCTGTACTGtctagttttcagttttagtcaATGGCTTTCCAGCTGTTTTCTTTCCTAATTCGAGAGGTTTAAGGCAAGGGGATCCTTTATCTCCTATGCTTTTCCTTCTGATGATGGAAGTATTTTCCAAGATGCTTAGGCATATGGAGGAGGCTGGTATTATTAGGGATTTTAAGGTTCGCGGTGTGGGAGGTGATAGTTATGCATATTTCATTTGTTATTTGCAGATAATGCCATTTTGTTCGGTGATACTAGCGTTGAACGGTTTCTTTGTATGAGGATGTTGCTAACTTGTTTCACAGCATTTACAGGCCTAAAGATTAACATTAGTAAAAATGAGATGGTTCCGGTTGGTGAGGTGAATAATTTGGACTAAATATTAACATTAGTAAAAGTGAGATGGTTCTGGTTGGTGAGGTTAATAATTTGGATGAGTTAGCAGATGTTTTGGGCTGCAAGATTAGGGTTTTGCCTATGACATATCTTGGTATGCCTTTGGGAGCATCTTACAAGTCGTCCTCTATATGGAACCCAATTTTGGAGAAGTTGGAAAAACGCTTGGCTAGGTGGAAAAAATGCATCTTTCTAAGTGGGTCGCTTGACTTTGCTTAAGAGTATTCTTTCGAGTAtccccacttattttttatctctGTTCACCATTCCTACTAGGGTGGCTAATAGGATTGAGAAGTCATAGAGGGATTTTCTCTGGGGTGGTTTGGCAAGTGAGCATAAACTTCATTTGGTAGGGTGGGATAAGGTGTGTTATCCTTTTTTTGATGGTGGGCTGGGTATAAGGAAAATTACTACCTTTAATAAAGCTCTTTTGGGTAAGTGGTTGTGGCATTATGGGGTCGAGGAGACAAGATTATGGAAGCGTGTGATCGCATTGAAATTTGGGACGTAATGGGGGTGGTCTTCGAAGTTACGTAGTGGTTCACAAGGGTGTGGTTTATGGCAGGGCATACAGTAAGGTTGGAAGAGTTTTAGCAAGTTGCTTTACTTTGAGATTGGTTTGGGGAGTAGAATCCGATTTTGGCATGACTATTGGTGTGGAGATCAATCGTTGAAAGGAACTTTCCCGAAACTATTTGAAATTGCTACTTATAGGGAGGCATTTGTGGCAGATATGGTGCTGAGCCACACTTTAGAGGAAGGGTGGAATTGGGATATACAGTTCCGGCGTGGTTTTAATTGATGGGAGATGGAGTTGGTGGGGACCTTTGCTCATACATTGGAGTCACTGAGTCCTCCTATTGAGGGTAGAGATAAGATGAGGTGGTGTTTGGGGTCGAAGGGGGATTTTGATATAAAATCCTTTTATGGTGCATTGAGGGGATCTAGCTCTATTACTTTCccttggaagagtatttggGGTGTGAAGGCTCCACGTCAtgtgttgttttttg
The sequence above is drawn from the Quercus lobata isolate SW786 chromosome 12, ValleyOak3.0 Primary Assembly, whole genome shotgun sequence genome and encodes:
- the LOC115970985 gene encoding uncharacterized protein LOC115970985; translated protein: MVYLFLSEPLWDGDGDDSSCIRISLLNKLESVICSFLMTSEGRSEARLWLCNAIAGMSSVTSYHQRELFVNLLRSNKSPKRALLASQLLQLIFEKRPQIMGSIIANKSYMLKKFFEGNSRRILLWFSNFAAGGGVEHRKGAKALSQFAFVNRDICWEELEWKGKHGQSPAMVATKPHYFLDLDVQLTVENFLENVPEFWSSNEFAESVKDGEILFIDREFFLQYFVDLMYKEDSTDVWEVINKFLIEESFSSLCHRLLIVLEERDLNNFLVLLGKLLNPKLEPKNFSNSSYLFEVIVSKCSDCGSIDQMLLLNAVINQGRQLLRLLRDEEGQEEHAKIKDIVSQICAIPSNANSLVPIFMKCFKTKTVKAIKWLGLQSWVLYYRLSEDCQTPESWESLFKDNDIGFRTSNKYELLHHDDLSEKSGSDLDHKASVRVKHRKKGKRKRRKKNFSHDDTYDIELPDFDTTNRVLGLQANAGSWLLCIDGYSVSWSSADLPEYLSKHCLSTWMKWIFAKWE